A region from the Citrobacter koseri ATCC BAA-895 genome encodes:
- a CDS encoding MDR family oxidoreductase produces the protein MQALILEQQDGKTLASVQTLEESRLPEGDVTVDVHWSSLNYKDALAITGKGKIIRNFPMIPGIDFAGTVRASEDPRFHAGQEVLLTGWGVGENHWGGLAERARVKGDWLVALPKGLDSRNAMIIGTAGFTAMLCVMALEDAGIRPEDGEIVVTGASGGVGSTAVALLHKLGYQVVAVSGRESTHDYLRSLGANRILGRDEFAESRPLEKQLWAGAIDTVGDKVLAKVLAQMNYGGCVAACGLAGGFALPTTVMPFILRNVRLQGVDSVMTPPARRVEAWKRLVNDLPASFYAQAATEITLADAPKFADAIINNQAQGRTLVKIA, from the coding sequence ATGCAGGCTTTGATCTTAGAACAGCAGGACGGTAAAACCCTTGCTTCCGTTCAGACCCTTGAAGAAAGTCGGCTACCGGAAGGGGATGTAACGGTAGATGTCCACTGGTCCAGCCTGAACTATAAAGATGCTCTGGCCATCACCGGGAAGGGGAAAATCATCCGTAACTTTCCGATGATTCCTGGCATCGATTTCGCCGGAACCGTACGCGCCAGTGAAGATCCCCGCTTCCATGCCGGTCAGGAGGTTTTACTGACCGGCTGGGGCGTGGGCGAAAACCACTGGGGCGGTCTGGCTGAGCGCGCCCGCGTAAAAGGCGACTGGCTGGTTGCTCTCCCGAAAGGTCTTGATAGCCGAAATGCGATGATTATCGGCACCGCCGGTTTTACCGCCATGCTGTGCGTGATGGCGCTGGAAGACGCGGGCATTCGTCCTGAAGATGGCGAGATTGTCGTGACCGGCGCCAGCGGCGGCGTGGGCAGCACTGCCGTTGCGTTGCTGCATAAGCTGGGCTACCAGGTTGTGGCTGTGTCAGGACGCGAAAGCACCCACGACTACCTGCGTAGCCTGGGCGCCAACCGCATTCTGGGGCGCGATGAGTTTGCCGAATCCCGCCCGCTGGAAAAACAACTCTGGGCCGGGGCCATCGACACCGTTGGCGATAAAGTGCTGGCGAAAGTGCTGGCGCAGATGAACTACGGCGGCTGCGTTGCAGCCTGTGGTCTGGCGGGCGGCTTCGCGCTCCCTACCACGGTCATGCCGTTTATTCTGCGTAATGTCCGCTTGCAGGGCGTGGATTCCGTGATGACCCCGCCTGCCCGCCGCGTAGAAGCCTGGAAACGCCTGGTCAACGACCTGCCAGCCTCTTTCTATGCGCAGGCTGCAACAGAAATCACGCTGGCAGACGCGCCGAAATTCGCCGATGCCATCATCAATAACCAGGCGCAGGGCCGTACGCTGGTGAAGATTGCCTAA
- the msrP gene encoding protein-methionine-sulfoxide reductase catalytic subunit MsrP, producing the protein MKMKKLTEADVTAESVFMLQRRQVLKALGISAAALSLPATAQADLLSWFKGNDRPPAPAGKPLDFSKPAAWQNDLPLTPENKVTGYNNFYEFGLDKADPAANAGSLKTDPWTLKISGEVAKPLTLDHDALTTRFPLEERIYRMRCVEAWSMVVPWIGFPLHKLLALVEPTSNANYVAFETIYAPDDMPGQKDRFIGGGLKYPYVEGLRLDEAMHPLTLLTVGVYGKALPPQNGAPIRLTVPWKYGFKGIKSIVSIKLTRERPPTTWNLAAPNEYGFYANVNPHVDHPRWSQATERFIGAGGILDVQRQPTLLFNGYASEVASLYRGLDLRENF; encoded by the coding sequence ATGAAAATGAAAAAACTGACGGAAGCCGACGTAACCGCGGAGTCCGTTTTTATGTTGCAGCGCCGCCAGGTACTGAAAGCTTTAGGTATCAGCGCGGCCGCCCTTTCTCTGCCCGCTACCGCCCAGGCCGACCTGCTGAGCTGGTTTAAAGGCAACGATCGTCCCCCTGCGCCTGCCGGTAAGCCGCTTGATTTCAGCAAACCCGCCGCCTGGCAAAACGACCTCCCGTTAACGCCGGAAAACAAAGTCACCGGCTATAATAATTTCTATGAATTCGGCCTCGATAAAGCAGACCCGGCCGCCAACGCGGGTAGCCTGAAAACCGATCCCTGGACGTTGAAAATTAGCGGCGAAGTGGCGAAACCCTTAACGCTCGATCACGATGCGCTCACGACGCGTTTCCCGCTGGAAGAGCGAATCTATCGTATGCGCTGCGTTGAGGCATGGTCGATGGTGGTTCCCTGGATTGGCTTCCCCTTACATAAACTGCTCGCACTGGTCGAACCCACCAGCAATGCCAACTATGTGGCGTTCGAAACGATCTACGCGCCCGATGATATGCCGGGACAAAAAGACCGCTTTATCGGCGGCGGGCTAAAATACCCTTACGTCGAAGGATTGCGTCTGGACGAGGCAATGCACCCGCTCACGCTGCTGACTGTCGGCGTCTATGGTAAAGCGCTGCCGCCGCAAAACGGCGCCCCCATCCGTCTGACGGTGCCGTGGAAATACGGGTTCAAGGGGATTAAGTCGATCGTCAGTATTAAACTGACCCGCGAACGCCCGCCGACCACCTGGAATCTGGCCGCGCCAAACGAATACGGATTTTACGCCAACGTGAATCCGCACGTTGATCATCCGCGCTGGTCACAGGCGACCGAGCGTTTTATTGGCGCAGGCGGCATTCTGGATGTACAAAGACAGCCGACGCTGCTGTTTAACGGCTATGCCAGTGAAGTGGCGTCTTTATATCGCGGTCTGGATCTGCGGGAGAATTTCTAA
- the accB gene encoding acetyl-CoA carboxylase biotin carboxyl carrier protein has translation MDIRKIKKLIELVEESGISELEISEGEESVRISRTAPNAGFPVMQQAYAAPMQQPALSNAVAPAAVPAMEAPAASAEISGHIVRSPMVGTFYRTPSPDAKAFVEVGQKVNAGDTLCIVEAMKMMNQIEADKSGVVKAILVESGQPVEFDEPLVVIE, from the coding sequence ATGGATATTCGTAAGATTAAAAAACTGATCGAGCTGGTTGAAGAATCAGGCATCTCCGAACTGGAAATTTCTGAAGGCGAAGAGTCTGTGCGCATCAGCCGCACCGCGCCAAATGCAGGTTTTCCGGTGATGCAACAAGCTTATGCTGCGCCAATGCAGCAGCCAGCTCTGTCTAACGCTGTCGCTCCGGCGGCTGTTCCAGCAATGGAAGCGCCTGCTGCATCAGCGGAAATCAGTGGTCACATCGTACGTTCCCCAATGGTTGGTACTTTCTACCGCACCCCGAGCCCGGATGCGAAAGCATTCGTCGAAGTCGGTCAGAAAGTTAACGCGGGCGATACCCTGTGCATCGTTGAAGCCATGAAAATGATGAACCAGATCGAAGCCGATAAATCCGGCGTGGTGAAAGCAATTCTGGTCGAAAGTGGTCAGCCGGTAGAATTTGACGAGCCGCTGGTCGTCATCGAATAA
- the aroQ gene encoding type II 3-dehydroquinate dehydratase, with product MADKLHILLLNGPNLNMLGTREPDKYGTLTLTEIVNRLNAEADALNVTLDHLQSNAEYALIDRIHQAKDTVDYILINPAAFTHTSVAIRDALLAVSIPFIEIHLSNVHAREPFRQHSYLSDIAAGVICGFGADGYSYALQTAVKRLSQSH from the coding sequence ATGGCCGACAAATTACACATTTTGCTTTTAAACGGTCCGAACCTTAATATGCTCGGCACCCGTGAACCTGATAAGTACGGCACCCTGACATTAACGGAAATTGTTAACCGTTTGAATGCAGAGGCCGACGCGCTGAATGTGACGCTGGATCATTTGCAGTCTAACGCGGAGTACGCACTCATCGACCGTATTCATCAGGCTAAAGACACTGTGGACTATATCCTGATTAATCCGGCCGCGTTTACGCACACCAGTGTTGCGATTCGCGATGCGCTGCTCGCGGTGAGCATCCCGTTTATCGAGATTCACCTGAGCAACGTACATGCGCGGGAACCGTTTCGCCAGCATTCGTATCTTTCCGATATTGCGGCTGGCGTCATTTGCGGATTCGGCGCTGACGGTTACTCATACGCTTTACAGACGGCGGTAAAACGCCTGTCACAATCACACTAA
- the msrQ gene encoding protein-methionine-sulfoxide reductase heme-binding subunit MsrQ — translation MRLTQKQIVWLKVLLHLAGLLPFLWLVWAVNQGGLSADPVKDIQHFTGRTALKFLLATLLVSPLARYAKQPLLIRTRRLLGLWCFAWATLHLTSYALLELGINNLALLGQELITRPYLTLGIISWFILFALTLTSTQAAQRKLGKRWQRLHNFVYLVAILAPIHYLWSVKILSPQPVIYALLALVLLAWRYKTFRQWWRSFAGKML, via the coding sequence GTGCGTCTGACACAAAAACAGATCGTCTGGCTAAAAGTACTGCTGCATCTTGCCGGATTATTACCGTTTCTCTGGCTCGTCTGGGCGGTGAATCAGGGAGGGCTCAGCGCCGATCCGGTCAAAGATATTCAACACTTCACCGGTAGGACAGCGCTGAAATTCTTGCTCGCCACCTTGCTGGTTTCACCGCTGGCGCGCTACGCTAAACAGCCATTATTGATCCGCACCCGCCGCTTGTTAGGGTTATGGTGCTTCGCCTGGGCCACGCTGCATTTAACCAGCTATGCGCTACTTGAACTGGGCATAAATAATCTGGCGCTGCTGGGCCAGGAGTTAATCACTCGTCCTTATTTAACGTTGGGCATTATCAGTTGGTTCATTTTATTCGCCCTTACGTTGACCTCCACGCAGGCGGCGCAACGAAAACTGGGGAAACGCTGGCAACGTTTGCATAACTTCGTTTATCTTGTCGCGATTCTGGCTCCCATTCATTATCTGTGGTCGGTAAAAATTTTATCGCCGCAGCCAGTCATTTATGCCCTGCTGGCGCTGGTGCTTTTAGCCTGGCGCTACAAGACATTTCGCCAGTGGTGGCGGTCGTTTGCGGGCAAAATGCTGTAA
- a CDS encoding YhdT family protein, producing MDTRFVQANKEARWALWLTLLYLAAWLVTAYLPGAAPGITGLPHWFEMACLLTPLVFILLCWAMVKFIYRDIPLEDDDAA from the coding sequence ATGGACACGCGTTTTGTTCAGGCCAACAAAGAGGCGCGTTGGGCGCTGTGGCTGACCCTTCTGTATCTGGCTGCGTGGTTGGTGACTGCTTACTTACCAGGCGCGGCACCCGGCATAACGGGCCTTCCGCACTGGTTTGAAATGGCCTGCCTGCTGACGCCGCTTGTTTTCATTTTACTGTGCTGGGCTATGGTGAAATTTATCTATCGCGACATTCCTCTGGAGGACGATGATGCAGCCTGA
- the accC gene encoding acetyl-CoA carboxylase biotin carboxylase subunit, whose product MLDKIVIANRGEIALRILRACKELGIKTVAVHSSADRDLKHVLLADETVCIGPAPSVKSYLNIPAIISAAEITGAVAIHPGYGFLSENANFAEQVERSGFIFIGPKADTIRLMGDKVSAISAMKQAGVPCVPGSDGPLGDDMDKNRAIAKRIGYPVIIKASGGGGGRGMRVVRGDAELAQSISMTKAEAKAAFSNDMVYMEKYLENPRHIEIQVLADGQGNAIYLAERDCSMQRRHQKVVEEAPAPGITPELRRYIGERCSKACVDIGYRGAGTFEFLFENGEFYFIEMNTRIQVEHPVTEMITGVDLIKEQLRIAAGQPLSIKQEEVVVKGHAVECRINAEDPNTFLPSPGKITRFHAPGGFGVRWESHIYAGYTVPPYYDSMIGKLICYGENRDVAIARMKNALQELIIDGIKTNIDLQTRIMNDEHFQHGGTNIHYLEKKLGLQEK is encoded by the coding sequence ATGCTGGATAAAATTGTCATCGCCAACCGTGGCGAGATTGCACTGCGTATTCTTCGTGCCTGTAAAGAACTGGGTATCAAGACCGTGGCTGTGCACTCAAGCGCGGATCGCGATTTAAAACACGTATTGCTGGCGGATGAGACGGTCTGTATTGGCCCGGCTCCGTCCGTAAAAAGCTATCTGAACATCCCGGCTATCATCAGCGCCGCTGAAATCACCGGCGCGGTGGCAATCCATCCGGGTTACGGCTTCTTGTCTGAGAACGCCAACTTCGCTGAGCAGGTTGAACGCTCCGGCTTTATCTTCATTGGCCCGAAGGCCGACACCATCCGCCTGATGGGCGATAAAGTGTCTGCAATCAGCGCAATGAAGCAGGCTGGCGTTCCATGCGTACCGGGTTCTGACGGCCCGTTGGGCGACGATATGGATAAAAACCGCGCCATTGCAAAACGCATCGGCTACCCGGTTATTATCAAAGCGTCCGGCGGCGGCGGCGGTCGCGGCATGCGCGTTGTGCGCGGCGATGCCGAACTGGCGCAATCCATTTCCATGACCAAAGCGGAAGCGAAAGCAGCCTTCAGCAATGACATGGTGTACATGGAAAAATACCTGGAAAACCCACGCCACATCGAAATTCAGGTGTTGGCTGACGGTCAGGGTAACGCTATCTATCTGGCAGAACGTGACTGCTCCATGCAGCGTCGTCACCAGAAAGTGGTCGAAGAAGCGCCAGCGCCGGGCATTACCCCGGAACTGCGTCGTTACATCGGCGAGCGCTGCTCCAAAGCGTGTGTCGATATCGGCTATCGCGGAGCAGGTACGTTTGAGTTCCTGTTCGAAAACGGCGAGTTCTATTTCATCGAAATGAACACCCGTATTCAGGTAGAACACCCGGTTACTGAAATGATCACCGGCGTTGACCTGATCAAAGAACAGCTGCGTATCGCTGCGGGCCAGCCGCTGTCCATCAAGCAGGAAGAAGTTGTGGTGAAAGGCCATGCGGTAGAATGCCGTATCAACGCCGAAGACCCGAACACCTTCCTGCCAAGCCCGGGTAAAATCACGCGTTTCCACGCGCCGGGCGGCTTTGGCGTACGCTGGGAGTCCCATATCTACGCGGGTTACACCGTACCGCCGTACTATGACTCCATGATCGGCAAGCTGATCTGCTACGGTGAAAACCGTGACGTGGCGATTGCCCGTATGAAAAACGCATTGCAGGAACTGATCATTGATGGCATCAAAACCAACATTGACCTGCAAACCCGCATCATGAACGACGAGCACTTCCAGCACGGTGGCACCAACATCCACTATCTGGAGAAGAAACTCGGTCTTCAGGAAAAATAA